A single window of Rhizobium indicum DNA harbors:
- the serA gene encoding phosphoglycerate dehydrogenase → MAPRVLVSDELSETAVQIFRDRGVEVDFEPQLGKDKDRLLEVIGKYDGLAIRSATKVTEKIIEGATNLKVVGRAGIGVDNVDIPAASRRGIIVMNTPFGNSITTAEHAIALMFAVARQLPAADTSTQAGKWEKSKFMGVEITGKTLGVIGAGNIGSIVCARAIGLKMHVVAYDPFLSKERAEEMGVTKVELEELFARADFITLHVPMTDKTRGILNKEALAKTKPGVRIINCARGGLVDEAALAEAIKSGHVAGAAFDVFEVEPAKESPLFGLPNVVCTPHLGASTTEAQENVALQVAEQMADYLVNGAVSNAINMPSITAEEAPILKPFIRLADVLGAFVGQVTEEPIKEIEILYDGITANMNTRALTSAVLAGLIRPQVADVNMVSAPIMIKEKGIVLSEVKRDKTGVFDGYIKLTVTTESMTRSVAGTVFSDGKPRFIQIKGINLDADVGSHMIYITNTDVPGMIGFIGTTLGAAGVNIANFQLGRDKQGGDAIALLYVDGKVDDAVLAELTAHQAVRQAKPLTFNID, encoded by the coding sequence ATGGCACCTCGCGTTCTCGTATCCGACGAATTGTCGGAAACCGCCGTCCAGATCTTCCGCGACCGCGGCGTCGAAGTCGATTTCGAACCGCAGCTCGGCAAGGACAAAGACCGTCTGCTCGAAGTCATCGGCAAGTATGATGGCCTGGCCATCCGCTCCGCCACCAAGGTGACGGAAAAGATTATCGAGGGGGCGACGAACCTCAAGGTCGTCGGCCGTGCCGGCATCGGCGTCGACAATGTCGATATCCCGGCCGCCTCGCGCCGCGGCATCATCGTGATGAACACGCCCTTCGGTAACTCGATCACGACGGCCGAACACGCGATCGCACTGATGTTCGCCGTCGCCCGCCAGCTTCCGGCAGCCGATACCTCGACGCAGGCCGGCAAGTGGGAGAAGTCGAAATTCATGGGCGTCGAGATCACCGGCAAGACGCTCGGCGTCATCGGCGCCGGCAATATCGGTTCGATCGTCTGCGCCCGGGCCATCGGCCTGAAGATGCACGTCGTCGCCTACGATCCGTTCCTCTCCAAGGAGCGCGCCGAAGAGATGGGCGTCACCAAGGTCGAGCTGGAAGAGCTTTTCGCTCGCGCCGACTTCATCACGCTGCATGTGCCGATGACCGACAAGACGCGCGGCATCCTCAACAAGGAAGCGCTGGCAAAGACCAAGCCCGGCGTGCGCATTATCAACTGCGCCCGCGGCGGCCTGGTCGATGAGGCAGCGCTTGCCGAGGCCATCAAGTCGGGCCATGTCGCGGGTGCAGCCTTCGACGTGTTCGAGGTCGAGCCCGCCAAGGAAAGCCCGCTCTTCGGCCTGCCGAACGTCGTCTGCACGCCGCATCTCGGCGCCTCGACGACCGAGGCTCAGGAAAACGTCGCTTTGCAGGTGGCCGAACAGATGGCGGATTACCTTGTCAATGGTGCGGTCTCCAACGCCATCAACATGCCGTCGATCACGGCTGAGGAAGCGCCGATCCTGAAGCCCTTCATCCGTCTAGCCGACGTTCTCGGCGCCTTCGTCGGCCAGGTCACCGAAGAGCCGATCAAGGAAATCGAAATCCTCTATGACGGCATCACCGCCAACATGAATACGCGGGCGCTGACGAGCGCTGTGCTCGCCGGCCTCATCCGCCCGCAGGTTGCCGACGTCAACATGGTTTCGGCGCCGATCATGATCAAGGAAAAGGGCATCGTGCTTTCCGAGGTCAAGCGCGACAAAACCGGTGTCTTCGACGGCTATATCAAGCTGACGGTGACCACCGAAAGCATGACACGCTCGGTCGCCGGCACGGTGTTTTCGGACGGCAAGCCGCGCTTCATCCAGATCAAGGGCATCAACCTCGATGCCGATGTCGGCTCGCACATGATCTATATCACCAATACCGACGTCCCCGGCATGATCGGCTTCATCGGCACGACGCTTGGTGCTGCCGGCGTCAACATTGCCAACTTCCAGCTCGGCCGTGACAAGCAGGGCGGCGACGCCATCGCACTGCTCTATGTCGACGGCAAGGTTGATGACGCCGTGCTTGCTGAGTTGACCGCCCACCAGGCGGTTCGCCAGGCAAAGCCGCTGACCTTCAATATCGACTGA
- the glmM gene encoding phosphoglucosamine mutase: MKRRYFGTDGIRGQSNVFPMTPDLAMRVGIAAGTIFRRGNHRHRVVIGKDTRLSGYMLENAMVAGFTAAGLDAFILGPIPTPAVAMLTRSLRADLGVMISASHNPYEDNGIKLFGPDGYKLSDDIEAEIEDLLEKDLNAQLAKSDDIGRAKRVDGVHDRYIEHAKRTLPRDVTLQGLRIAIDCANGAAYKVAPAVLWELGAEVVTIGNEPNGTNINLNCGSTSPVALQKKVDEVRADIGIALDGDADRVIIVDENGSIVDGDQLMAVIAESWAESQQLRGNGIVATVMSNLGLERFLEDKGLGLARTKVGDRYVVEHMRQHNYNVGGEQSGHIVLSDYGTTGDGLVAALQILAAVKRTGRTVSEVCRRFVPVPQLLRNVRISGGKPLEDIQVQKAIADAEAELARNGRLVIRPSGTEPLIRVMAEGDDRAQIERIVNELIGTISNVRTAA, from the coding sequence ATGAAGAGACGCTATTTCGGTACGGACGGCATTCGCGGCCAATCCAACGTCTTCCCGATGACGCCGGATCTCGCCATGCGGGTCGGCATTGCCGCCGGTACGATCTTCCGCCGCGGCAATCACCGCCACCGCGTCGTCATCGGCAAGGATACGCGCCTTTCCGGCTATATGCTGGAGAACGCCATGGTCGCGGGCTTCACGGCCGCGGGTCTCGACGCCTTTATTCTCGGCCCGATCCCGACACCAGCTGTTGCCATGCTGACACGCTCGCTGCGTGCCGACCTCGGCGTGATGATCTCCGCTTCGCACAATCCTTACGAGGATAACGGCATCAAGCTCTTCGGCCCTGATGGCTACAAGCTGTCCGACGACATCGAGGCCGAGATCGAGGATCTGCTCGAAAAGGACCTGAATGCGCAGCTTGCCAAATCCGACGACATCGGCCGCGCCAAGCGTGTCGACGGCGTGCATGACCGCTATATCGAACATGCCAAGCGTACGCTGCCGCGCGACGTGACACTGCAAGGCCTGAGGATCGCGATCGATTGCGCCAATGGGGCTGCCTACAAGGTGGCGCCGGCAGTGCTCTGGGAGCTCGGCGCCGAGGTCGTCACCATCGGCAACGAGCCGAACGGCACCAACATCAATCTCAATTGCGGCTCCACCAGCCCCGTCGCGTTGCAGAAGAAGGTCGATGAGGTGCGCGCCGATATTGGCATCGCCCTCGATGGCGATGCGGACCGCGTCATCATCGTCGACGAGAACGGCTCGATCGTCGACGGCGACCAGCTGATGGCAGTCATCGCCGAGAGCTGGGCCGAAAGCCAGCAGCTGCGCGGCAATGGTATCGTTGCGACCGTCATGTCCAATCTCGGCCTCGAGCGTTTCCTCGAGGATAAGGGCCTCGGCCTTGCCCGAACGAAGGTCGGGGACCGTTATGTCGTCGAGCATATGCGCCAGCACAATTACAATGTCGGCGGCGAGCAGTCCGGCCACATCGTGCTTTCGGACTACGGCACCACCGGCGACGGTCTCGTTGCCGCCCTGCAGATCCTGGCCGCGGTCAAGCGCACCGGCCGGACCGTCAGCGAGGTCTGCCGCCGCTTCGTGCCGGTGCCGCAGCTCCTGCGCAATGTCCGCATCAGCGGCGGCAAGCCGCTGGAGGATATCCAGGTGCAGAAGGCGATCGCCGATGCCGAAGCCGAGCTTGCCAGGAACGGCCGCCTCGTCATCCGCCCCTCGGGCACCGAGCCGCTGATCCGCGTCATGGCCGAAGGTGACGACCGCGCCCAGATCGAACGCATCGTCAACGAGTTGATCGGCACGATCTCGAACGTCCGGACCGCCGCCTGA
- the mnmA gene encoding tRNA 2-thiouridine(34) synthase MnmA, producing the protein MNTLDFDKKPEETRVVVAMSGGVDSSVVAGLLKQQGYDVLGITLQLYDHGAAVHRAGSCCAGQDIDDARRVCETLGIPHYVLDYEKRFRETVINPFAESYVAGETPIPCVSCNQTVKFADLLATAKELGADALATGHYIRSGRNPSPDNPGRRALFRPADADRDQSYFLFATTQEQIDYLRFPLGGLPKAETRRLAEEMGLVVAKKADSQDICFVPQGKYSDVITKLKPNAALAGEIVHLDGRVLGTHEGILHFTIGQRRGIGIATGEPLYVVFLDARSRRVIVGPKEALETHRVYLRDVNWLGDETLAEAAAGKGFACYAKVRSTRAPAPAVLHIDATGTYVDLTVGEAGIAPGQACALYSAPGDNARVFGGGFIERSEREPSAEACLKALLASPVAA; encoded by the coding sequence TTGAACACACTGGATTTTGACAAGAAGCCGGAAGAGACCCGCGTCGTCGTCGCCATGTCGGGCGGCGTCGATTCATCCGTCGTCGCCGGCCTTCTCAAACAGCAGGGTTATGATGTGCTCGGCATCACGCTGCAGCTTTACGATCATGGCGCCGCCGTTCACCGCGCGGGCTCCTGTTGCGCCGGCCAGGATATCGACGACGCGCGCCGCGTCTGCGAAACGCTCGGCATTCCGCATTACGTGCTCGATTACGAAAAGCGCTTTCGTGAGACGGTGATCAACCCATTCGCCGAAAGCTATGTGGCGGGCGAAACGCCGATCCCTTGCGTTTCCTGCAACCAGACCGTCAAATTCGCCGATCTTCTGGCGACCGCCAAGGAGCTTGGCGCCGATGCGCTGGCGACCGGCCATTATATCCGCTCGGGACGGAATCCTTCGCCGGACAATCCCGGCCGCCGCGCGCTTTTCCGCCCGGCCGATGCCGACCGCGACCAAAGCTATTTCCTCTTCGCCACGACGCAGGAACAGATCGATTATCTCCGCTTTCCCCTGGGCGGCCTGCCGAAGGCCGAGACCCGCAGGCTCGCCGAAGAGATGGGCCTCGTCGTTGCCAAGAAGGCCGACAGCCAAGACATCTGCTTCGTGCCGCAGGGCAAATATTCCGACGTCATCACCAAGCTGAAGCCGAATGCGGCGCTCGCCGGCGAGATCGTCCATCTTGATGGGCGCGTGCTCGGCACCCATGAGGGCATCCTGCATTTCACGATCGGCCAGCGCCGCGGCATCGGCATCGCCACCGGCGAGCCGCTCTACGTCGTCTTTCTCGATGCTCGCTCGCGCCGGGTCATCGTCGGGCCAAAAGAGGCGCTGGAAACGCACCGCGTCTACCTGCGTGACGTCAACTGGCTGGGTGACGAGACGCTTGCGGAAGCCGCCGCCGGCAAGGGCTTTGCCTGTTACGCCAAGGTCCGCTCGACAAGGGCGCCGGCGCCCGCCGTCCTGCATATCGATGCAACAGGCACCTATGTCGACCTGACGGTCGGCGAGGCGGGTATCGCGCCCGGCCAGGCCTGCGCGCTTTATTCCGCGCCCGGCGACAACGCCCGCGTCTTCGGCGGCGGTTTCATCGAACGCTCCGAGCGTGAACCTTCGGCGGAAGCCTGCCTGAAGGCCCTTTTGGCCAGCCCCGTCGCCGCCTGA
- a CDS encoding outer membrane protein, whose amino-acid sequence MKTSLSGIFAALLIATNAYSADFAPAEPIPEQPPEVTVTEATGWYLRGDVGYAFTDLRGARYFQGSNATEVDFDRADLDDAWTVGGGVGYQINSYLRTDLTFDYLTQADFKGSTVGQCGFPLVDCTSSDRSSLTAYTLLANAYVDLGTYGYVTPYVGAGIGGSYVKWKNLRNVACADDGSFCDDQVTHGGKGNWRFTYALMAGASIDVTCNVKADVGYRYLHIDGGNMFGYADNGGPGRDKGLSVHEARVGARYLFGGCAQASYEPPPEIPLQQPVYK is encoded by the coding sequence ATGAAAACAAGCTTGTCCGGCATCTTCGCCGCATTGTTGATCGCGACAAACGCCTATTCCGCGGACTTCGCCCCTGCCGAGCCTATCCCGGAGCAGCCGCCTGAGGTGACCGTCACCGAAGCGACCGGCTGGTACCTGCGCGGCGATGTCGGCTATGCCTTCACCGATCTGCGCGGCGCCCGCTATTTCCAGGGCAGCAACGCCACGGAGGTCGATTTCGACCGTGCCGACCTGGACGACGCATGGACGGTCGGCGGCGGTGTCGGTTATCAGATCAACAGCTATCTGCGCACCGATCTGACCTTCGACTATCTCACCCAGGCAGATTTCAAGGGCTCGACGGTTGGGCAGTGCGGCTTTCCGCTGGTGGACTGCACCTCGAGCGACCGCTCTTCGCTGACAGCCTATACGCTGCTCGCCAATGCCTATGTCGATCTCGGCACCTACGGCTACGTCACGCCTTATGTCGGCGCCGGTATCGGTGGTTCTTACGTGAAGTGGAAGAACCTGCGCAACGTCGCCTGCGCCGATGACGGCAGCTTCTGCGACGACCAGGTCACCCATGGCGGCAAGGGCAACTGGCGCTTTACCTACGCCCTCATGGCCGGCGCTTCGATCGACGTGACCTGCAACGTCAAGGCCGATGTCGGCTATCGCTACCTGCATATCGACGGCGGCAACATGTTCGGCTATGCCGACAATGGCGGCCCGGGCCGCGACAAGGGTCTCAGCGTTCACGAAGCCCGCGTCGGTGCCCGCTATCTCTTCGGCGGCTGCGCCCAGGCGAGCTACGAACCGCCGCCGGAAATCCCGCTGCAGCAGCCTGTCTACAAGTAA
- a CDS encoding putative bifunctional diguanylate cyclase/phosphodiesterase, giving the protein MILILFNFSQYIPVIGINRTRISMAPLQKTEQTEALNDDFRSLFATHPSPMWVYDPISLRFLIVNEAAAALYGYGADEYRRMTVLDIRPEHERERMSDAVSGRTDMEKAERWVHLKASGETFEVLTYGREVRFEGRAAILAIVQDRSEVNAARRQMSDTRSLLDSIVDNLPVGVFVKDMEADGLYVLFNEACGDIVGMRAEQVVGRTDRALFSPSQTDAFREQDRRAFEANATISFEETMLRADGVPRILRTVKRALPTPEGHAPRYLLGISQDVTEERTVEAKLAHLAMHDSLTGLPNRAAFSNHINQRAVEATADSPIALLYIDVDHFKHINDSKGHAAGDALLCQVSERLLQLAEEGDLVARLGGDEFAVVLELDEPERAGRFAQRLLKALSRAFDLDGAREHVTCSIGIALAPDHAGDADVLMRHADLALYAAKESGRSTYRFYEMEMRLAAERRHVMTAELWEALEKRQFELHYQPIVQLDNDGIAGFEALIRWRHPKRGLVAPMEFIPLAEETGLIVPIGDWVIREACRAAAGWPAHLRIAVNLSVSQFRHASLLSTVVAALDETGLNADRLEIEITESVFLTDADQSLPRLRALKELGLRIAIDDFGTGYSSLSYLRSFPFDKIKLDRSFVSGIETDAGNLAIVRAVVGIGSGFNATTLAEGIETEEQLQKLRAEGFSEVQGYLIGRPMPQHEAEALIHGRALKAASSRR; this is encoded by the coding sequence ATGATTCTGATTTTATTTAACTTTTCTCAGTATATCCCTGTCATCGGCATCAACCGCACGCGAATTTCGATGGCCCCCTTGCAGAAGACCGAGCAGACCGAAGCATTAAACGACGACTTCCGGTCATTGTTTGCAACGCATCCGTCGCCGATGTGGGTCTATGATCCGATATCGCTGCGCTTTCTCATCGTCAACGAGGCGGCGGCAGCACTTTACGGCTATGGCGCGGACGAGTACCGGCGCATGACGGTTCTGGATATCCGCCCTGAGCATGAGCGGGAACGGATGAGCGACGCCGTCAGCGGCCGTACCGACATGGAAAAGGCGGAACGCTGGGTTCACCTCAAGGCGAGCGGCGAGACCTTCGAAGTGCTGACCTATGGCCGAGAAGTGCGTTTCGAGGGCCGGGCCGCAATCCTGGCGATCGTGCAGGATCGCAGCGAGGTCAACGCCGCCAGACGCCAGATGAGCGATACGCGCTCGCTTCTCGACAGCATCGTCGACAACCTGCCGGTCGGCGTCTTCGTCAAGGACATGGAAGCGGACGGGCTTTACGTTCTCTTCAACGAGGCCTGCGGCGACATCGTCGGCATGAGGGCGGAGCAGGTGGTCGGCCGAACCGACCGGGCGCTGTTTTCCCCCAGTCAGACAGACGCCTTCCGCGAGCAGGATCGCCGGGCCTTCGAAGCCAATGCGACGATCAGCTTCGAGGAGACCATGCTGCGCGCCGATGGCGTGCCGCGCATCCTGCGCACCGTCAAGCGCGCCCTGCCGACGCCCGAGGGTCATGCGCCGCGTTATCTGCTCGGCATCTCGCAGGACGTGACGGAGGAGCGGACCGTCGAGGCGAAGCTTGCCCATCTCGCCATGCATGATTCGCTCACCGGCCTGCCGAACCGGGCGGCATTTTCCAATCATATCAACCAGCGGGCGGTCGAAGCGACTGCCGACAGCCCGATCGCGCTGCTTTATATTGACGTCGATCATTTCAAGCATATCAACGACAGCAAGGGGCATGCCGCCGGCGACGCGCTGCTTTGCCAAGTGTCGGAGCGGCTGCTGCAGCTGGCGGAGGAGGGCGATCTGGTTGCCCGTCTCGGCGGCGACGAATTCGCCGTCGTGCTGGAGCTCGACGAACCGGAGCGGGCGGGGCGTTTTGCGCAGCGGCTGCTCAAGGCGCTGAGCCGTGCCTTCGATCTCGATGGCGCCCGGGAGCATGTCACCTGCAGTATCGGCATCGCCTTGGCGCCCGATCATGCCGGCGACGCGGATGTGTTGATGCGGCACGCGGATCTGGCACTCTATGCCGCCAAGGAGAGCGGACGCTCGACCTATCGTTTCTACGAGATGGAGATGCGGCTTGCCGCTGAACGCCGGCACGTGATGACCGCCGAGCTGTGGGAAGCGCTGGAGAAGCGCCAGTTCGAGCTGCATTACCAGCCGATCGTGCAGCTCGACAATGACGGCATCGCTGGCTTCGAAGCGCTGATCCGCTGGCGCCATCCTAAGCGCGGTCTGGTGGCGCCGATGGAATTCATTCCGCTCGCCGAGGAAACCGGCCTTATCGTGCCGATCGGCGACTGGGTGATCCGGGAAGCTTGCCGCGCGGCCGCCGGCTGGCCCGCCCATCTGAGGATCGCCGTCAATCTCTCCGTCAGCCAGTTTCGGCATGCGAGCCTGCTTTCGACCGTGGTCGCGGCGCTCGACGAGACGGGCCTCAATGCCGACCGGCTTGAAATCGAAATCACCGAATCCGTATTCCTGACCGACGCCGACCAAAGCTTGCCGCGGCTGCGCGCATTGAAGGAGCTCGGCCTCCGCATCGCCATCGACGATTTCGGCACCGGTTATTCGTCGCTGAGCTATCTCCGATCCTTCCCCTTCGACAAGATCAAGCTCGACCGCAGCTTCGTTTCGGGCATCGAGACGGATGCGGGCAATCTCGCCATCGTGCGTGCCGTCGTTGGCATCGGCTCCGGCTTCAACGCGACGACGCTGGCCGAAGGGATCGAGACGGAAGAGCAGTTGCAGAAGCTGCGTGCCGAAGGTTTCAGTGAGGTGCAGGGCTATCTGATCGGCCGGCCGATGCCGCAGCACGAGGCAGAGGCGTTGATCCACGGCCGCGCGCTGAAGGCCGCTTCGTCACGCAGATAG
- the ftsH gene encoding ATP-dependent zinc metalloprotease FtsH — MNPNLRNFALWAIIALLLIALFSMFQTAPAQTGSREIPYSQFLREVDAGRVKDVVVTGNRLSGSYVENGTTFQTYSPVIDDSLLDRLQSKNVLVSARPETDGSSGFLSYLGTLLPMLLILGVWLFFMRQMQGGSRGAMGFGKSKAKLLTEAHGRVTFEDVAGVDEAKQDLEEIVEFLRDPQKFQRLGGKIPRGVLLVGPPGTGKTLLARSVAGEANVPFFTISGSDFVEMFVGVGASRVRDMFEQAKKNAPCIIFIDEIDAVGRHRGAGLGGGNDEREQTLNQLLVEMDGFEANEGVILIAATNRPDVLDPALLRPGRFDRQVVVPNPDIVGRERILKVHARNVPLAPNVDLKILARGTPGFSGADLMNLVNEAALMAARRNKRVVTMQEFEDAKDKIMMGAERRSSAMTEAEKKLTAYHEAGHAMTALNVAVADPLHKATIIPRGRALGMVMQLPEGDRYSMSYKWMVSRLCIMMGGRVAEELTFGKENITSGASSDIEQATKLARAMVTQWGFSDQLGQVAYGENQQEVFLGHSVSQSKNVSEATAQKIDNEVRRLIDEAYTQARKILTEKHDEFVVLAEGLLEYETLTGEEIKALIRGEKPSRDLGDDSPPSRGSAVPKAGARPATKGDEPEGGLEPQPH; from the coding sequence ATGAACCCTAACTTACGTAATTTCGCCTTGTGGGCGATCATAGCGCTTCTGCTGATCGCCCTTTTCAGTATGTTTCAGACGGCGCCGGCGCAAACGGGCTCCCGTGAAATCCCTTATTCGCAGTTTCTGCGTGAGGTCGATGCGGGCCGTGTGAAGGACGTCGTGGTCACGGGCAACCGTCTCTCCGGAAGCTATGTTGAAAATGGCACCACCTTCCAGACCTATTCGCCTGTGATTGACGACAGTCTGCTCGATCGCCTGCAGTCGAAGAATGTCTTGGTTTCCGCCCGTCCTGAAACGGACGGCTCTTCGGGTTTCCTCAGCTATCTCGGCACGCTTTTGCCGATGCTTCTGATTCTCGGCGTCTGGCTGTTCTTCATGCGGCAGATGCAGGGCGGCTCGCGCGGCGCGATGGGCTTCGGCAAATCCAAGGCCAAGCTGCTCACCGAAGCGCATGGCCGCGTGACTTTCGAAGACGTTGCCGGTGTCGACGAGGCCAAGCAGGATCTCGAAGAAATCGTCGAATTCCTGCGTGATCCGCAGAAGTTCCAGCGTCTCGGCGGCAAGATCCCGCGCGGCGTGCTGCTCGTCGGCCCTCCGGGTACCGGCAAGACGCTGCTTGCCCGCTCGGTCGCCGGCGAAGCCAATGTGCCCTTCTTCACAATTTCGGGCTCCGACTTCGTCGAAATGTTCGTCGGCGTCGGTGCAAGCCGTGTGCGCGATATGTTCGAGCAGGCGAAGAAGAATGCGCCCTGCATCATCTTCATCGACGAAATCGATGCCGTCGGCCGTCATCGCGGCGCCGGTCTCGGCGGCGGTAATGACGAACGCGAGCAGACGCTGAACCAGTTGCTGGTCGAAATGGACGGCTTCGAGGCGAATGAAGGCGTGATCCTGATTGCCGCTACCAACCGTCCCGACGTTCTTGACCCGGCGCTGCTGCGTCCCGGCCGTTTCGACCGTCAGGTCGTGGTGCCGAATCCCGACATCGTCGGCCGCGAGCGCATCCTCAAGGTGCATGCCCGCAACGTTCCGCTGGCGCCGAATGTCGATCTCAAGATCCTCGCCCGCGGTACGCCCGGTTTTTCCGGCGCCGACCTGATGAACCTCGTCAACGAAGCCGCCCTCATGGCCGCCCGCCGCAACAAGCGCGTCGTCACCATGCAGGAATTCGAGGACGCCAAGGACAAGATCATGATGGGCGCCGAGCGCCGTTCCTCGGCGATGACCGAGGCGGAAAAGAAGCTCACCGCTTACCATGAGGCCGGACACGCCATGACCGCGCTCAATGTCGCCGTCGCCGATCCGCTGCACAAGGCGACGATCATTCCGCGCGGCCGTGCGCTCGGCATGGTCATGCAGCTTCCCGAGGGCGACCGCTACTCGATGAGCTACAAGTGGATGGTCTCACGCCTCTGCATCATGATGGGCGGCCGCGTTGCCGAAGAGCTCACCTTCGGCAAGGAGAACATCACTTCGGGTGCCTCCTCCGACATCGAGCAGGCCACGAAGCTTGCCCGCGCTATGGTCACGCAGTGGGGCTTCTCCGATCAACTCGGTCAGGTCGCCTATGGCGAGAACCAGCAGGAAGTCTTCCTCGGCCACTCGGTTTCGCAGTCGAAGAATGTTTCGGAAGCAACCGCGCAGAAGATCGACAATGAAGTGCGCCGCCTGATCGATGAAGCCTATACGCAGGCCCGCAAGATCCTGACGGAAAAGCACGACGAATTCGTCGTGCTTGCCGAAGGTCTGCTCGAATACGAGACACTGACCGGCGAAGAGATCAAGGCGCTGATCCGCGGCGAAAAGCCTTCCCGCGATCTCGGCGATGATTCGCCGCCGAGCCGCGGCTCGGCTGTTCCGAAGGCCGGCGCACGGCCTGCCACCAAGGGTGACGAGCCCGAAGGCGGCCTCGAACCGCAGCCGCATTGA
- a CDS encoding phosphoserine transaminase — translation MAKTAKPDIRPHNTHFSSGPCSKRPGWSLEALSDAALGRSHRAKVGKAKLKQAIDLTREILEVPADYRIGIVPASDTGAVEMALWSLLGERGVDMLAWESFGAGWVTDVVKQLKLKDVRKLEAGYGELPDLSAVDFDRDVVFTWNGTTSGVRVPNAAFIPDNRKGLTICDATSAAFAQELDFAKLDVVTFSWQKVLGGEGAHGVIILSPRAVERLVTYTPAWPLPKIFRMTSGGKLTEGIFEGETINTPSMLCVEDYIDALVWAKGLGGLKGLIARADANAKVIHDFVAANDWIANLAVKAETASNTSVCLKIVDKDIAALDDDGQANFAKGLVGLLEKEGVAYDVGHYRDAPSGLRIWAGATIEASDMQKLMPWLSWAFETQKAQLNQAAA, via the coding sequence ATGGCGAAGACCGCAAAGCCGGACATCCGTCCGCACAATACCCATTTTTCTTCTGGCCCCTGCTCGAAGCGCCCCGGTTGGTCGCTCGAAGCCCTTTCCGACGCGGCCCTTGGCCGTTCGCACCGCGCGAAGGTCGGCAAGGCCAAGCTCAAGCAGGCCATCGACCTTACCCGTGAAATTCTCGAAGTGCCGGCGGATTACCGCATCGGCATCGTTCCGGCGTCCGACACCGGCGCCGTCGAAATGGCGCTCTGGTCGCTGCTTGGCGAACGTGGCGTCGATATGCTCGCCTGGGAAAGCTTCGGCGCCGGCTGGGTCACCGATGTCGTCAAGCAGCTGAAGCTCAAGGATGTGCGCAAGCTCGAAGCCGGCTACGGCGAGCTTCCCGATCTCTCCGCCGTCGATTTCGACCGTGATGTCGTCTTCACCTGGAACGGCACCACCTCGGGCGTGCGCGTGCCGAACGCCGCTTTCATCCCTGATAACCGCAAGGGCCTGACGATCTGCGACGCCACCTCGGCCGCTTTCGCGCAGGAACTCGATTTCGCGAAGCTCGACGTCGTCACCTTCTCCTGGCAGAAGGTTCTGGGCGGCGAGGGCGCACACGGGGTCATCATTCTTTCGCCGCGCGCCGTCGAGCGTCTGGTCACCTATACGCCGGCCTGGCCGCTGCCGAAGATCTTCCGCATGACCTCGGGTGGCAAGCTGACGGAAGGTATCTTTGAGGGCGAGACGATCAACACGCCGTCGATGCTCTGCGTTGAGGACTATATCGATGCGCTTGTCTGGGCCAAGGGGCTCGGCGGCCTCAAGGGGCTGATCGCGCGTGCCGACGCCAATGCCAAGGTCATCCACGATTTCGTCGCGGCGAACGACTGGATCGCCAATCTCGCCGTCAAGGCGGAAACGGCCTCCAACACCTCCGTCTGCCTGAAGATCGTCGACAAGGACATCGCAGCGCTTGACGACGACGGCCAGGCGAATTTCGCCAAGGGCCTGGTCGGCCTCCTGGAAAAGGAAGGTGTCGCTTATGACGTCGGCCACTACCGCGACGCGCCGTCCGGCCTGCGCATCTGGGCCGGCGCCACGATCGAGGCATCCGACATGCAGAAGCTGATGCCCTGGCTTTCCTGGGCCTTCGAAACGCAGAAGGCGCAGCTTAATCAGGCCGCCGCCTGA